Proteins encoded together in one Anaerotignum propionicum DSM 1682 window:
- a CDS encoding S-layer homology domain-containing protein: MKRFLAVTLAAMFTFGNMGVTAFAANFADINKVPWSGAAQFINQAQSLGLMNGYTENGKKYAKPRNNVTLCESVQMIYSIMKVYTKQDVSSDTVTKWSTVMSAYNIPTWAYSATAYVLENKIIENSDLVKLKNGTQNATREEVGLMFGKALATIYTANNSATLSYKDSSKISSDAVPYLALLNSKNLMVGDPNNKFNPSAKINRSEMAVLSVKTYNFLNDSKSQTPTTPTTPTTPTAPTSGTVSGTVVNSMVLSNGDVFLSVATDNGSGVNLFGKKSSVKVTFENETVALKDIGNGDTVTVTYANTDISTVVINKSKAGIISTKVFPLKKLTSSKITVKDGSNETSFRLSDSVSVTIGGSKSSVSKLMSEMEDYDYTVTLTFDKLNEVTKIEAMSSKNNPLAGKLTYMSNSKLRIQVGSKDYEYPLSDADVTIKYDGKTVRFSTLLDEYKSNNYTVTLKLDSKGYVTTITIDFMEDETHGTLSFINSRRLDLKAAGKTYSYYLDPDVEVEIDGKSSKLSTLTEKYDSTPYSVALTLDRYDSVTKISVTSKNSGLSKGTLKEVSSSTIKITVDGKSYEYDLKDPTIKIDNKSVTLSSLRSSYKDYTYTVELTFNSKGEVTDIVGKNTAATKGTLRYVETKRDQIAITAGDVNYTYDLDEDVKITLNGSTTTASKLDSENETAKNYKEKITVTLTLNSKDKVTKVVATTEDESSSETKKGTLSSLDRWSIRARIDSKTKEYNFTSGEPTVTLDGKSSSVDKLISALDNLYRDESITVTLYFNSKDEVTKVVAKIVNGDESEDRPKEGKLYSVSTSSDKIEIKDKSGNRYTWSVDSDVTISYNLGRRYDSSNYSDSLRGLKNLLEDCEDKGNTCYVTLKVNSKDKVTKITAEDQ; this comes from the coding sequence ATGAAAAGATTTTTAGCGGTTACATTGGCCGCAATGTTCACTTTTGGAAATATGGGCGTAACAGCCTTTGCCGCTAACTTTGCGGATATAAATAAAGTACCTTGGTCCGGGGCGGCACAATTTATTAATCAAGCCCAATCCTTGGGATTAATGAATGGTTATACAGAAAATGGTAAGAAGTATGCTAAGCCAAGAAATAACGTGACTTTGTGCGAATCTGTGCAGATGATTTATTCTATTATGAAGGTATACACCAAGCAGGATGTTTCATCTGACACTGTAACAAAATGGTCTACGGTAATGAGTGCCTATAATATTCCCACATGGGCTTATAGCGCCACAGCTTATGTGCTGGAAAATAAAATCATTGAAAACAGTGACTTGGTGAAATTGAAAAATGGAACACAGAATGCCACCAGAGAAGAGGTAGGCTTGATGTTCGGTAAGGCACTGGCCACAATTTATACAGCAAACAACAGCGCAACACTGTCTTATAAAGACAGTAGCAAAATTTCAAGTGACGCTGTACCTTATTTGGCCCTTTTAAACAGTAAGAACCTTATGGTTGGGGATCCCAATAATAAATTTAATCCCAGTGCAAAAATCAACCGTTCCGAAATGGCTGTGTTGTCAGTTAAAACTTATAATTTCTTAAATGATTCTAAGTCACAAACACCAACCACACCCACTACACCAACTACGCCCACAGCACCCACCTCGGGCACTGTAAGCGGAACTGTTGTAAACAGTATGGTGTTGTCCAATGGGGATGTTTTCTTAAGTGTGGCAACGGATAATGGTTCAGGGGTGAATCTTTTTGGAAAGAAGTCTTCCGTAAAGGTAACTTTTGAAAATGAAACCGTAGCGCTGAAAGATATCGGCAACGGGGATACCGTTACGGTTACATATGCAAATACAGATATCAGTACGGTAGTCATCAATAAATCCAAGGCAGGAATCATTTCTACAAAGGTTTTTCCTTTGAAGAAATTAACCAGTAGTAAAATTACTGTGAAAGATGGCAGCAACGAAACCTCTTTCCGTTTGTCAGATAGTGTTAGTGTAACAATTGGCGGAAGTAAGTCCTCCGTTTCTAAATTAATGAGTGAAATGGAAGACTATGATTATACCGTAACACTTACCTTTGATAAATTAAATGAGGTTACAAAAATTGAGGCTATGAGCAGCAAAAACAACCCTCTGGCTGGCAAATTGACCTATATGAGCAATTCAAAGCTAAGGATCCAGGTGGGTAGCAAAGACTACGAATATCCTCTTTCTGATGCGGATGTAACAATAAAATATGATGGAAAAACAGTGCGTTTCTCTACATTGTTAGACGAGTATAAAAGCAATAACTATACAGTAACCCTAAAGCTGGATAGCAAGGGTTATGTTACAACGATTACGATAGACTTCATGGAAGATGAAACCCATGGAACCTTATCGTTTATTAACAGCCGTCGTCTTGATTTGAAGGCTGCCGGTAAAACCTATAGCTACTATCTTGATCCGGATGTGGAGGTTGAGATAGACGGAAAGAGCAGTAAACTGTCCACGTTAACTGAAAAATATGACAGTACACCTTATTCTGTGGCTTTAACCTTAGACAGATATGATTCGGTTACGAAAATTTCCGTAACTTCTAAGAATTCTGGTTTGTCAAAAGGTACTTTAAAAGAAGTATCTTCTTCTACAATCAAAATTACTGTTGACGGTAAGAGCTACGAATATGATTTGAAGGATCCCACAATAAAGATTGACAATAAATCAGTAACGCTATCCTCTTTGAGAAGCAGTTATAAGGACTATACCTATACTGTGGAGTTGACCTTTAACAGCAAAGGCGAGGTTACTGATATTGTAGGTAAAAATACCGCGGCAACAAAGGGTACGTTAAGATATGTTGAGACGAAAAGGGATCAGATTGCTATCACTGCCGGCGACGTAAATTATACCTATGATTTGGATGAGGATGTGAAGATTACGTTAAATGGCAGTACCACAACGGCTTCTAAATTGGATAGTGAAAACGAAACTGCAAAGAACTACAAAGAGAAGATTACCGTTACCTTGACGTTGAACAGCAAAGACAAGGTTACAAAGGTTGTGGCAACTACAGAGGATGAGAGCTCCAGCGAGACCAAAAAAGGAACACTAAGTAGCCTTGATAGATGGTCCATTAGAGCGAGGATTGATTCTAAAACCAAGGAATATAATTTTACTTCGGGTGAACCAACGGTTACACTGGATGGTAAAAGCAGCAGTGTGGATAAGCTTATCTCGGCATTGGATAATCTCTACAGGGATGAGAGTATTACCGTTACCCTTTATTTCAATTCCAAGGATGAAGTTACAAAGGTTGTTGCAAAAATTGTGAATGGTGATGAGAGTGAAGATAGACCGAAAGAAGGAAAGTTATACAGTGTTTCTACTTCCAGTGACAAGATTGAAATAAAAGACAAATCTGGAAATAGATATACATGGTCTGTAGATTCTGATGTTACCATTTCTTATAACTTGGGCAGAAGATATGATTCGAGTAACTACAGTGATAGTTTGAGAGGGTTGAAAAATCTTCTTGAGGACTGTGAGGACAAGGGAAATACTTGTTATGTTACCTTAAAAGTCAACAGCAAAGATAAAGTAACAAAGATAACTGCGGAAGACCAATAA
- the spoIIE gene encoding stage II sporulation protein E, whose product MEKTEIILEQVGQGSGVTPELPLYGEKTPKLICGKDILKFALLCGMGVCWGKAEMLQFLRPMGIAYISLFFGEGILFWGALISVAAACIVDMPLKAGAALAAACAIQLTLGRFTEREEMLKKAILGAFAMALAGVFYAISKGGLTFYYVVAGVESALVIGISLLAQKGAMFLWEKRRVPVPSREETLGMVLLLGGALAGLSGMEMPYLRQGLLPFFIAFFLAACAWRDGMGGGAAAGTLFGFLLYLCGGIDLLLFTVLGVSGLIAGCLKDIGRFPLVLALILSPLLFLFYTDASLIVPLWAAGWALGATTFLLTPKSCLVWLSGGLREQEGSKDKYIRKKELLEERLLGFSQAFAALSKTFVQQEEVQDKKDVSKLVDSIAEKACQGCGMAHYCWNEELYRTYSMTFSALSYCEERGHITSAQLPDYFCQMCARKETFVDAVNQSYEGYRRDRLWLGRLAECRELVSQQMTAVSDILMGLSGQLEVGCVFLEQAAQLLKEECAKEGIRLRDARVVEEKNRYGRQVQLSFRGCGCRGVCKSKLLPLVKRTMNRPMILKEPNTCHCQKDGICTLCFVEVPSFSLTTATAFSSAEEDQPIGDSTAFLETDKGIAMMALSDGMGQGKGAAEESRTAIELLEQFTEAGFERDLAVKMINSALLLRKGAETYATLDICAVDLFDGRAEFIKLGAVSSYISRGGRILTITSHTLPAGILQQVQIVKNEMLLKDGDMVFLLSDGITEALGGENIAGGWLKDKLESMALSNPQDAADYILKEAQKEIKDVPKDDMTVVAGRFWKKRKTA is encoded by the coding sequence ATGGAAAAAACAGAAATCATCTTAGAACAAGTAGGACAGGGCTCTGGGGTAACCCCTGAGTTGCCACTTTATGGGGAGAAAACGCCAAAGCTGATTTGTGGCAAAGATATTTTAAAGTTTGCGCTCTTATGTGGAATGGGTGTTTGCTGGGGTAAAGCAGAAATGCTGCAGTTTTTACGCCCCATGGGCATAGCATATATTTCTTTGTTTTTTGGCGAAGGAATTTTATTCTGGGGCGCATTGATATCTGTGGCAGCGGCCTGTATTGTGGATATGCCTTTGAAGGCAGGGGCAGCACTGGCGGCCGCATGTGCGATTCAGTTGACCTTGGGAAGATTTACAGAGCGGGAGGAAATGCTGAAAAAAGCTATTCTTGGCGCTTTTGCCATGGCGTTGGCCGGTGTTTTTTATGCAATCAGTAAAGGTGGTTTGACATTTTATTATGTTGTCGCCGGTGTGGAAAGTGCTCTGGTCATTGGAATTTCTTTATTGGCACAAAAGGGAGCTATGTTTTTATGGGAGAAAAGGCGAGTTCCGGTGCCTAGTAGAGAGGAAACCTTAGGGATGGTACTGCTCTTAGGGGGAGCCTTAGCCGGTCTTTCGGGTATGGAGATGCCATATTTACGACAAGGTCTGCTTCCGTTTTTTATAGCGTTCTTTTTAGCCGCCTGTGCATGGCGTGATGGAATGGGAGGCGGAGCCGCAGCAGGGACGCTGTTTGGTTTTTTGCTTTATCTTTGTGGAGGTATTGATTTGTTGCTTTTTACGGTTCTTGGTGTTAGCGGGCTGATTGCAGGGTGCCTGAAGGATATTGGTAGGTTTCCCCTGGTGCTTGCGCTGATTTTATCTCCTTTGCTGTTTTTGTTTTATACGGATGCTTCTTTAATCGTGCCTTTATGGGCAGCGGGGTGGGCATTAGGAGCCACCACATTTTTACTTACTCCAAAAAGCTGTCTCGTTTGGTTATCAGGCGGTTTACGTGAGCAGGAGGGAAGCAAAGACAAATACATCAGAAAGAAAGAACTGCTGGAAGAGCGACTGCTTGGTTTTTCTCAGGCCTTTGCGGCTTTATCAAAGACTTTTGTTCAACAGGAGGAAGTACAGGATAAGAAGGATGTTTCTAAATTGGTGGACTCCATTGCGGAAAAAGCTTGTCAGGGATGCGGTATGGCTCATTATTGCTGGAATGAGGAGTTATATCGTACATATAGCATGACATTCTCTGCATTGTCCTATTGTGAGGAACGGGGGCACATTACATCGGCACAGCTTCCTGATTATTTTTGTCAGATGTGTGCTAGAAAAGAAACTTTTGTGGATGCGGTAAACCAATCCTATGAGGGTTACCGTAGAGATCGCCTTTGGCTGGGGCGCTTAGCAGAGTGCAGGGAGCTGGTCAGCCAGCAAATGACAGCGGTAAGCGATATTTTAATGGGTCTTTCCGGTCAGCTTGAAGTAGGTTGCGTCTTTTTGGAGCAGGCAGCGCAATTGTTGAAGGAGGAATGTGCAAAAGAGGGCATTCGCTTACGGGATGCGCGTGTCGTGGAAGAGAAGAATCGATATGGCAGACAGGTTCAACTTTCCTTTCGTGGATGCGGTTGTCGGGGTGTTTGCAAAAGCAAGCTATTGCCATTAGTGAAACGTACCATGAATCGTCCCATGATTTTAAAGGAGCCAAATACCTGTCATTGCCAGAAAGACGGTATTTGTACCCTTTGCTTTGTGGAAGTACCCTCTTTTAGTTTGACAACGGCAACTGCCTTTTCTTCAGCCGAAGAGGATCAACCCATTGGAGATAGCACGGCATTTTTGGAAACGGATAAGGGAATTGCCATGATGGCACTGTCTGACGGCATGGGACAAGGCAAGGGTGCTGCTGAGGAAAGTCGAACTGCCATTGAGCTCTTAGAGCAATTTACAGAAGCGGGGTTTGAACGGGATTTAGCGGTGAAAATGATTAATTCCGCCTTGCTGTTACGAAAGGGAGCAGAAACCTATGCGACCCTGGACATTTGTGCTGTGGACTTATTTGATGGACGAGCGGAATTTATAAAGCTTGGTGCAGTTTCATCTTATATAAGTCGTGGCGGACGTATTTTAACAATCACCTCCCACACCTTACCGGCAGGAATATTACAGCAAGTTCAGATTGTAAAAAATGAAATGCTATTAAAGGATGGGGATATGGTATTTTTGCTCAGCGATGGCATCACGGAGGCTTTGGGTGGGGAAAATATTGCAGGAGGATGGTTAAAAGATAAATTGGAGAGTATGGCTCTCTCAAATCCTCAGGATGCGGCGGATTATATTCTCAAAGAAGCTCAAAAAGAAATAAAGGATGTCCCGAAGGATGATATGACTGTGGTTGCAGGGCGCTTTTGGAAAAAGAGGAAAACTGCATAA